TTAAGGAGATGTACAATGGCATTACTTGAATTGAACGGTGTGACAGGCGGATATACGAAAAGACCTGTCATTAATGATGTATCTTTTGAGGTAAATAGTAATGAAATAGTTGGGTTAATCGGTTTAAATGGTGCTGGGAAAAGTACTACGATTAAACATATCATTGGGTTAATGGATGTGAGAAACGGAACAATTAAAATAAATGGAAAGACCATGATAGAAGACTCTGAAGAATATCGGGCGCAATATAGCTTCATTCCCGAAATGCCTATTTTATATGAAGAACTCACGTTAAGAGAACATCTAGAATTAACTGCGATGGCTTATGGTCTCACAAAGGAAACTTTTGAAGAGAGGCTAGTACCATTGCTAAAAGAATTTAGAATGGAAAAGAAGTTGAAGTGGTTTCCTGCACATTTTTCAAAAGGAATGAAGCAAAAGGTAATGATTATGTGTGCGTTTTTAGTTGAGCCGTCGCTCTATATTATTGATGAACCTTTTGTCGGATTAGATCCATTGGGCATCCAGTCACTATTAGAGTTAATGAATACGATGAAAGAAAATGGCGCAGGTATTTTAATGTCAACCCATATTTTAGCAACTGCTGAACGATACTGTGATTCATTTGTTATTTTACATAATGGTAAAGT
This is a stretch of genomic DNA from Bacillus sp. SM2101. It encodes these proteins:
- a CDS encoding ABC transporter ATP-binding protein, with product MALLELNGVTGGYTKRPVINDVSFEVNSNEIVGLIGLNGAGKSTTIKHIIGLMDVRNGTIKINGKTMIEDSEEYRAQYSFIPEMPILYEELTLREHLELTAMAYGLTKETFEERLVPLLKEFRMEKKLKWFPAHFSKGMKQKVMIMCAFLVEPSLYIIDEPFVGLDPLGIQSLLELMNTMKENGAGILMSTHILATAERYCDSFVILHNGKVRAKGTLNELRKEFQAPEATLDDLYIQLTKEAESDE